The nucleotide window AATCCAGCAGGTAACCAGTTAACTTACTTCACAGAGAAGAACAGAAGGAAACCATGAACTAAGAACCAAAACAAGTAAAACATCTACAAGATTATTTTGAAAGATTATGCTAAAGTTTGGAAAAGAAGACAAACCTCAATGCCAACGAAACCGCAGAGAGCCTTGAACTCTGTGAGAGCGATCGCCATTTCCGGCTTGTGATTCGAATCCTTATAAACACTGGGATTCATCTCATGCAGCACCTTCGCCAACTCCTTATCGGGGTGCGCTTGTATCGACAGCGCCTTAGCAACCGATAAAACCTAAGCCCCAAAACCCCCCACACTCATCAAAATCAAGCAAACAAAGAACCActcaaatggaaaaaaaaaaacatcacacCTTGAACAAGAAGGGGAGATCGCCATGCCACTTCTCAGAAACCTTGTCGCCGAGGACAGCGCTGGGGTTTTCAAGAATCCAGGACTTCAAAAGCACCGGCCGAGAGTCAGAGGAACCCAGAGACAGCAAAGAGGAAGGGCCAGAAGGATGAGTGCCGATCCAGAACTCAGCGTAGGGTTTCTCGGGATCTATGGGGTTGTTCCGGGAGAACAGGACTGCGACGGTGGATTCCTCCCCTGTGCGTCCCCAGTTGTAGTTCTGGACTGAGCACCGGAGGCGCTGCGGCTTAGGGATGTCCTCCATCGATGAAGCTCAACAATGGAGATGCAACGAAACCCTAGAAaaggagagaaagagatggagaGAAGCAGTGAGagcgcgagagagagagagacgaaGAAGAGCGTTCGGttttgaagaagagaaaaagcgGTGACTCGGTGAcgaagagagagagacaaaTGAAAACAACCAGGCGTAGCCACGGCTTGGAAGCTTGGCTCGGCGCGGCTCTCGTTTAGTTGTGGCGCGAGCGGAGCCGAGTCGAGTTGAAGGGAGTGGGAGTAGTTATTGAAACGTAAATGAAACGGCGTTCTTTGTCCGTTTTTAGAAGGGTGGTCATTTATAGATAAGGGCTCGGATTATGTGAATATTACCAAAGGGCCATTAAATGGACGGTGGGAATTGAATGGGCCTTTGAATGGACGGTGTGGATTGATGGAATTTGTACTCGGGCAACTTGCGCGCGTGGTGTTGCACGTGTGGATGCTTCGCGAGTGCTGATGATGGATGGGTTgatgtttaacattttatttatttatttatttttattaattttatttgattcatTATTATGTAACCGGAAGTGATTTTAAAAGTCACTGGTTGTTTGTGTCTTTATCAAAGATGCAAATAAACTCACACAGAACGAGAACACGTGTTGTTGAGTCTATGCACTCACTCCACACTTAATGTATATTTCAGTtcatatttaccaaaaaatttaACAGCTCACACAGGATGCAAACACAAGTTGTAGAAATTGTGCACTCACTTCACACTTATGCAAGTTTTAAAACACGTGTTATTGAGTTTGCTCACTCACTTACCTCACACTTATGTACATTGCAACTCACATTTACCAAAGAAGCAGATCAACTCACATGAACACATGCTGTTGAGATTGCACACGTACTCCACACTTATGCACATTTCAGAATATGTGTTATTGAGTTTGCAGACTCACTCCACACTTATACAAGTTTTTGAATACTTGTTGTTGAGCTTGCTCACTCACTCCACACTTATGCACGTTTCAGAACGCGTGTTGTTGAGTTTGCGAACTCATTCCACACTTATGCACATTTTAGCTCACATTTACCAAAGAGGCAGATCAACTCACACATGATGCAAACATGTGTTGTTGAGATTGCACACTCACTTTATACTTATGCAAGTTCAAAACACATGTTATTAAGATTGCACACTTACTCCACACTTATACACGTTTCAGAACACGTGTTGTTGAGTTTGGGCACTCACTCCACATTTatataaaagtttcaaaacaagTGTTGTTGAGCTTGGCACTCATTTCATACTTATGCATTGTTTCAGCTCACACTTACCATAAAACTAGATCAGGTCACATAGGATAAGAACACATGTTGTTGAGATTGCTCACTCACTCCATAATTATGCACTTTTCAGAACAAGTATTGTTGAGTTTGCGTGCTCATTCCATACTTATGCAAGTTTTAGAACACGTATTGTTAAGTTTGTACACTCACTCCACactgaaaaatatatgttgagaTTACGCACTTACTTCACACTTATACACGTTTCAACTCACACTTACCAAAGAGGCACATCAACTCACATAGGATGAACAAATTTTTGAGCTTGCCCATTCATTCCACAATAATGCATGTTCTTAAAGTAATTTATcctaatttgtttaaaaaataataataataattttagaagGGCTTCTGTTTTAGCCATTATCCACTCTTATGAagtgtataaataattttctcatcatttaatataatttaaggTCTGGCTTTGTGCTCGCATTTGGAAACatcaaaaatattcaaagatCTAAATCTTCCGCTCATTCAATCCAGATATTCAAATTGAGACAAGAAGAAGCTTCTGTCAGCCTTTGCAGTCTCCtctgaattaattaattaagaatatctatataattatcTAGCATGAATCCTAATGAATTATAGTATTCGGGTCTTGTGACCTTGGATCCGATAACTAGCTCTACGATTAACAACATCCAATGATGAACAATTTTgtaaataagatatatatatatatatatatatataattaacctCCACAGTAAAGAGGAGATGAATGTACAACTCATAAGAACaatgattcaaacatgcaaattaaacaaaacaacatcCTCATGAACAAGGATTGACTTGGCTTATTGAAGGTACACATTCTCCATAAGTTCGGTTCGGATTGAATAGACCAAATGATCGGTTTTTAACATGTTTCCGTCCGAATAAAGAACGACAAACACGATGAAACCTAGACTTTAACGGAAGTAACATGCCTCAGAAGCATATGGGCAACCTCATGTGATATCTTCCCGGCTTCAGACTTAAGACGATCGATCTTAGCTTCTGTTTCTTGTTCGAGCCGCTTGACATTTGATCCAGAGTCCCCGGCACTCTGTTGGATTGAAAAAAAAGGCATGCAAATTTTAAGCAAGTTTGTCTATGAAGCCAAGAATCATGACATTGTTCAGTGGGTTGGTGTTTACCTGCGCAACCTTCTTCTGGAACTCAGCTTCCATTTTCGCACGAAATTCTGCAACCTCCTTGTCTGCCTCGTCTTTTGCCTGCTTTAATCGCGCCATTTTTGCTGTAAATGAACAAGAGTTTGTTATGAGACCAATAGATACATCGAAACCATTTCTTTGGATGATCCgtaagtattttaattttaaacaaacTCATGCTACAAATATTTTCTGTAATTTTGATAAAGATGATGTAAATAAAACAGTATGTCATATGTTTCTGAAAACACTGTAAAGGCAACCATATCACATTGGATTGCAAGTTCCGGGGCATAAGATAAATCATCAAaagtaatattaattaagtcagTTTCCAACTAGAATATTGTGCATATATCGCGAAATAAGAGAAATGGACAGAAGGCATCTTAAAACCTTTGTTCGAAGACATTGAAAGATGATTATTCTTGATTCTTAAATGAAGGATGCTGAACACCAAAGTTCATTATCATAATGTCAGCATTTAATTGACTAAGGTACATAGTTAACATTGAAGGGATACTAATAAATATGGGGGAGTTGAGAGAAGGGAAGTGGCGCCAGCATTTCGACACCTGCATAAATTCTCTAATGCAAACACACATTATCAATCTACAGTATTAGGGAAAAATTGCATAATGTCCACAAACAAGTACGATTATACATGGACAAGCTTCAAGATACATCACTGACATTTTAACAAATATGCCTTAATAGTTAGCCAGGAAATATCCTCCGAGAAAAATGCATAAAACTAAATCACCGCAATTTCATCACAATCAAGTAGTAAAGATGAAAAAATTATCTAACATTATGCTTATGTAGCACCATCCCTTAGAAGAAAATTCATACTCCAAGGCAAACTAAAATTACATGGTGTAACTTCTACATAAGACTACCGATAAGGCAGCCAATTTGTTATGCAAAAACCAGCAATTATGAAGTTACAAGTATCATAATCACTGCCAGCCACATAAGAAGTCATCATATATGCCATTCTCTATCCAATATATTATTGCATCACATTAGAGTACACACCCATTATCAACTGACAAACCTTGCAAAATAGTTCAAAGCTCAAAGTAATTTAAGATATCCTGCATTTCAGCAAAACTTGAAAATCATGCAAAACCATCTCAAAACATTTTTGAGCAGTTGGAAGAGTAACATCTTTAATGTAAATTGAGACTGAACTGGCTTTTTAATCTCAAAAGTCAAGAATGATCTCTATTTGAAAATTGACAATTGAAAGGTCTAtcctctcaaaaaaaaaaaaaaaccagggAAAGCAAATACTCATTGGTCATCCATTCttcaaatggaaaaagaaaagagttaAAAAGGAGAGGGTTAACTAACCATTCCTAGCTGCATTAACGATGTGCTGAGCTTCTTGCTCAGCAGCCAACAACTGTTGAATTCCACCTTGACGCCTGTTGGAATCCATATTTAACCTGAAACCTGGAAATGTAAAATTAGTGCAACTCATGAATTCCACCTTGACTCTAACAATTGTacgtcaaataaataaatgaccccATGGTTGTGAGATCAACAAAACATTGTTAATATACAAGAAACTCATGAATTTAAAGTTGAATCTAAGCTTGCAGCCAAAACTTGCAACCACATCATTCAAGTGACTTCAGGCAATCAAATGATGTGGCTTCAGGCAATcaacaacataataaaagaGTGAAACACGGAAAAACTAGAAATGATTATATAACTTAAATTTCAGCGATTTCAATACATAAGAACAAAAAGatttatcttaaatttaaaatagtgAGTGATATCCATTGCATAGAGTGAAAAACTGTAATAAGAAAACTTTCCTCTTCTAAAATCATGAACTAATATCACCATCAAATAGtcttaaataacaaacaactTCCACTCCATAATCAACATAACTTAAAAGCCGCAGCAACAAAAAGTCACAAACTTTATCAAACCCAAACGCTGTAAAAATGATTAGATTGTAGCAAGCATTCACAAAAACACAAACTCCCAAatagcaatcggacaaaaaaaaaaaagatctttTGGATCAAAAAGGATGTCAAAAACTAAGATCTAAGCAATCAAAGATTTCAAAAGCTAAAATTTTTCAGATAGATCCATAAAGGAAGATCCGATACAAAAGAAAAGTCACATATTCACAGATCAAACTCCAATACCAAAGATCTATCAAATTAACAAGAATTGGAGATCTAGCAAAGTCCAGTGGAATTAGACCACGATTattcacaataaaattga belongs to Dioscorea cayenensis subsp. rotundata cultivar TDr96_F1 chromosome 17, TDr96_F1_v2_PseudoChromosome.rev07_lg8_w22 25.fasta, whole genome shotgun sequence and includes:
- the LOC120279947 gene encoding V-type proton ATPase subunit G produces the protein MDSNRRQGGIQQLLAAEQEAQHIVNAARNAKMARLKQAKDEADKEVAEFRAKMEAEFQKKVAQSAGDSGSNVKRLEQETEAKIDRLKSEAGKISHEVAHMLLRHVTSVKV